TCTGTGTGGACGTCTGCCCGACCGGTGCCCTTGACTTCACCGAGAACTACTACCTCACCACCGGCGGCCTGGAGGAGGACCTGGAGCTCTACGACTGGGTGCCCATAGACCCGAAGAAGGTCAAGGAGCTCAACGAGAAGTTCAGGGACTACCGCTTCCCGGTGGTCAAGATCGAGAAGCTGGAGGACGGTACCCACATCTACCACCTCCGCGACGGCGACAAGATAGAGTTCAAGATACTCGGCTACGGTCTGAGGCCGCCCAAGAAGCCGACGCCGGCCAAGCCACCTGCGAAGCCTGCCAAGGCCCCGGAGAAGAAAGAGGCCGCCAAACCAGCCGAGAAGAAGGAAGAGAAGCCTGCCGAGAAGGCCCCAGAGAAGGCCGAGGAAAAGGCCCAGGCCAAGCCCGAGGAGAAGAAGGAGTGACCCTTTCTCTTTTCTCTTCCAATCGTAAACTTTTTTAAGTCTCGCGGTGTTATGCATACGGTGGTGTCAGTGGGTGTTGATATAAAAAGCGAGAAGACCCTCGGTCTCGTTGGATCCGTACTGGCAATCGTGGGCGGTTTTACCGGCGTCATACCCTACGTGGGGGTGTTCATGGGGACCGTCTCCCTGGTGGGTGCGATACTGGTTCTGGTGGCTTTGAAGGGAATAGGTGACAAGGTGGGTGACGACAGACCCTTCAAGTACTACCTGTACTCCATCGTGGTGGCATTCGTCGGTTCGGTAATAGCCGTGATATTCATCGTTGTGGGTGCTCTGTCCCTATCGAACGCGACCATCGCGGGCATGAGGGCCTTTGAGCATCCCTGGGGCATCTTTGGGACCGGCATGCTGATATTCGGCTTCCTCGCTTTCATCGCGGTGCTTATACTGGGGGTATACTTCGCGAAGCAGGCGTGGGAAGCGATGTACGAGATAACGGGCGTTGATGAGTTCCAGAGTACGGCAAAATGGCTCTGGTGGGGTGCGCTGACGGCCATAATCCTGGTGGGATTCATACTGCTCCTCGTGGCCGCGGTATACCAGATAATAGGCTTCGCAAACCTGCCGGAGGAGCTTGAAACCGCAACCCCGGCAAACGTGGCACCGTGAGCCCATCTTCTCACTCTTTTGGGTAACGTTTTTAAGCTTAGGGTTGATTTTCATACGGTGGTTTCGGTGGCCGTTGTTAACGTTAGCAGCGAAAAGAACATGGGAATGTGGGGCGCAATCCTCAGCCTCATCGGCGGTTTTATACCGTACATCGGCAGTGTGGTATCGCTGATCGGCTTCATCCTGATACTGCTGGCCCTGAAGGGAATAAGCGATGCCGTAGGCGACGAGAGGCCCTTTAAGAACTACCTCTACGGCGTCATCTTTGCTATAGGCGGTCTGATAGTCATCCTCGCCCTGCTGTTCGGAACCTTTGCCCTCGTTCCAGCGGGATGGCACCTCAGCGAATCGGCCGGGATAGGCCTGGCGATCCTGCTCTTCATACTGTTCGTGGCCCTGATAATCGGCGCTGCCTACTTCCAGAAGAGGGCCTGGCTTGCGATGTACGAGATAACCGACACCAAGGAGTTCAAGGACGCCGCCACGTGGGTGTGGTGGGGCGCACTTACCGCCATAATCCTCGTTGGATTCCTGCTGCTCCTGATCGCGCGCGTCTTCGTCATAATAGCCTTCAACAAGATGCCCGCGGAGCTTGGAGAGGAGCCGGAGCCAGCCCCAGCGGAAGAAGAGGTAATCTGGTGACCCCTTCTCTTTTGTCTTTTTGTGTTGTAAAAAAAGAAGAACTCAGAGGAGCCTGTCGAGCACTATCGCCGTAAGCGCCCCAACAGCCATCCCGGACTCAAGGATGCTGGCGACTATCTTCGGGAAGGCCGTCAGGAACTCCGCCGGGAGCTGGGGTGCGCCGAGGCCGGCTATCAGCGCGGCGGCCAGTATCAGCGTGTTCCTGTCGTTGAACTCGACCCTCTCCTTTATCAGCCTAAGCCCGGTGACGCTTATCATTCCGTACAGCGCCAGAGTCAGGCCGCCGAGAACCGGCGCGGGCATTGATGCCAGAACTCCCCCAAACTTCGGAACCAGCGAGAGGAGGATCAGAATAACCGCCCCTATCTGCACCACGTACCTGCTGCCAACCTTCGTGAGGGCCACGACACCTATGTTCTCCGAGTAGCTCGTCGTTCCACACGCGCCGAGGAGGCCCGCTATCGAGCAGGCCAGGCCCTCGCTGCCGATTCCCCTCGCTATGTGCTTGCCCGTTATGCCCGAGCCCGTGACGGTGGCTATCGCGTGGTAGTCCCCGACGCTCTCTATGATGCTCACCATGAAGGCGAAGAGGAGCAGGACTATCGCCGTTGTGTCGAAGGCCGGCTCGCCCCACGGGAAGGGCCTTGGGATGCTCACAACCGGCAGGCTCTTTACGAGCCCGAAGTCCGTGAGGCCGAGGGGAACGCTCACAAGGTATCCAACCGCAGCGCCCACAACGACAGGCATTGCCTTCAGGCTTCCCTTCGCCCTTAGGGCGACCATAACGGTCGTGAGGAAAGTTATGACCGCCACCAGGGTTGCCCTGGCGATGCTCCCCCCTGACGGGTCCGCGTAGAAGTTGAAGAAGTTCTTGACGGCAACGTCTGCGAGACTGAATCCGATGAGGGTTATCGTAACCCCCGTGACCAGCGGGGTGAAGAGCTTCCTGACCTTCCCGATTATCCCGAGCCATCCAATGGCTGCCTCTATCAGGCCTCCAACGATCAGCGCACCCTGGACCGCGGCCATTCCGAAGCTTGAGCCAATCGCTATGAGGCCCGGGATGAAGGCGAAGCTTGAGCCCTGCACTATCGGGTACCTGGAGCCTATCGTCGTCTGGAGCAGCGTTGCGATGCCCATCGCCAGCAGAACCGCCTGTATCATGAGGGCAATCTCGGAGCCGCTCAGACCAACTGCACCCCCGACGACCAGGGGCACGGTGACGGTGGCACCGAACATCGCGAGAACATGCTGAAGGCCAAAAACCAAAGCCTTTGAAGGTTCAACCTTATCCTCGATTCCAACCTTGAGTACCGGTCCTTTAATCGTCTCAAGGGTTTCCATTGAAGCCCGCTCAACCTGTGTAAAGGTTTGTTTAAAAAGCTTTCGGAAGCAGGGAAAATAAACAGAAAAATGTCAATCACCAGCCTTGAACCTTCGT
The Thermococcus radiotolerans genome window above contains:
- the nuoI gene encoding NADH-quinone oxidoreductase subunit NuoI, with amino-acid sequence MESVEKPKVRVVGEEKVKLKKSFVKPWLGIKYLFKKPVTIKIPFEKIEPAPKYRGFHTLNWKTCVGCNFCGQICPARAIEMTWIEVDGKMEKRPHPKVDYGRCTFCQFCVDVCPTGALDFTENYYLTTGGLEEDLELYDWVPIDPKKVKELNEKFRDYRFPVVKIEKLEDGTHIYHLRDGDKIEFKILGYGLRPPKKPTPAKPPAKPAKAPEKKEAAKPAEKKEEKPAEKAPEKAEEKAQAKPEEKKE
- a CDS encoding DUF996 domain-containing protein, encoding MHTVVSVGVDIKSEKTLGLVGSVLAIVGGFTGVIPYVGVFMGTVSLVGAILVLVALKGIGDKVGDDRPFKYYLYSIVVAFVGSVIAVIFIVVGALSLSNATIAGMRAFEHPWGIFGTGMLIFGFLAFIAVLILGVYFAKQAWEAMYEITGVDEFQSTAKWLWWGALTAIILVGFILLLVAAVYQIIGFANLPEELETATPANVAP
- a CDS encoding DUF996 domain-containing protein; this encodes MVSVAVVNVSSEKNMGMWGAILSLIGGFIPYIGSVVSLIGFILILLALKGISDAVGDERPFKNYLYGVIFAIGGLIVILALLFGTFALVPAGWHLSESAGIGLAILLFILFVALIIGAAYFQKRAWLAMYEITDTKEFKDAATWVWWGALTAIILVGFLLLLIARVFVIIAFNKMPAELGEEPEPAPAEEEVIW
- a CDS encoding uracil-xanthine permease family protein, with the translated sequence METLETIKGPVLKVGIEDKVEPSKALVFGLQHVLAMFGATVTVPLVVGGAVGLSGSEIALMIQAVLLAMGIATLLQTTIGSRYPIVQGSSFAFIPGLIAIGSSFGMAAVQGALIVGGLIEAAIGWLGIIGKVRKLFTPLVTGVTITLIGFSLADVAVKNFFNFYADPSGGSIARATLVAVITFLTTVMVALRAKGSLKAMPVVVGAAVGYLVSVPLGLTDFGLVKSLPVVSIPRPFPWGEPAFDTTAIVLLLFAFMVSIIESVGDYHAIATVTGSGITGKHIARGIGSEGLACSIAGLLGACGTTSYSENIGVVALTKVGSRYVVQIGAVILILLSLVPKFGGVLASMPAPVLGGLTLALYGMISVTGLRLIKERVEFNDRNTLILAAALIAGLGAPQLPAEFLTAFPKIVASILESGMAVGALTAIVLDRLL